The Malus domestica chromosome 13, GDT2T_hap1 genome includes a window with the following:
- the LOC103452671 gene encoding calcium-binding protein CP1, whose amino-acid sequence MCPSGRTLSSQTETTALTSDFLPAFNVLDADRDGKISKDDLRAFYAGFSSSGVDENLIGSMMSAADSDNDGFVQYDEFERVLAGGRWPRSSGVMEDVFKVMDKDGDGKLSHEDLKSYMSSAGFAASDEEIKAMIKLGGGDENQGVTYAGLLKILAVDQVGQVQVARS is encoded by the coding sequence ATGTGTCCCTCCGGCCGAACGCTCAGCTCGCAGACGGAGACGACGGCGCTCACCTCCGACTTCCTTCCAGCATTCAACGTCCTGGACGCCGACCGCGACGGAAAGATCAGCAAAGACGACCTCCGAGCCTTCTACGCCGGCTTCTCCAGCTCCGGCGTTGACGAAAACCTCATCGGTTCAATGATGTCGGCGGCCGACTCCGACAACGACGGCTTCGTCCAGTACGACGAGTTCGAGCGCGTTTTGGCGGGCGGCCGCTGGCCGAGAAGCTCGGGAGTGATGGAGGACGTGTTCAAGGTGATGGACAAGGACGGGGACGGCAAGCTGAGCCACGAGGATCTGAAGAGCTACATGAGCAGCGCAGGCTTTGCCGCCAGCGACGAAGAAATCAAGGCCATGATAAAATTGGGCGGTGGCGATGAGAACCAAGGGGTGACTTACGCTGGCTTGCTTAAGATCCTGGCCGTTGATCAAGTCGGCCAAGTCCAAGTTGCCAGGTCTTAA
- the LOC139190406 gene encoding DNA replication complex GINS protein SLD5, with product MDSGLDSGLDSGSTEDYETDVELLKRAWRQEKSAPEILQFESALVRRIVEQIQLMEETVEEFTDSGIDPLTVSLYQMDLDRTQFLLRSYFRIRLQKIEKYMFHIRDNAESRLSEKEKVFVERCCADLQTHLEKSVLLQLPSTYQSVFRQSSEKETDMVPRPHLDTFVVCKTKYYLGHIQLEDNADGESDSSASQRPLDEPFEMEPNVLYFVRYKAVKKFVEEGKIDLY from the exons ATGGATTCGGGTTTGGACTCGGGCTTGGATTCGGGATCAACGGAGGATTACGAGACGGACGTGGAGCTTCTGAAGAGGGCGTGGCGGCAGGAGAAGTCCGCTCCGGAGATTCTTCAGTTCGAGAGTGCTTTGGTTCGGAGAATCGTAGAGCAGATCCAATTGATG GAAGAAACTGTGGAGGAGTTCACTGATAGTGGTATTGATCCGCTTACTGTGTCACTCTACCAGATGGATTTGGACAGGACGCAGTTCTTGTTGCGATCTTATTTCCGAATTCGTTTGCAGAAG ATTGAGAAATACATGTTTCACATCCGGGATAATGCCGAAAGCCGTCTCTCTGAGAAGGAGAAGGTGTTTGTTGAAAG ATGCTGTGCTGATTTGCAGACGCATCTTGAAAAGAGCGTTCTGTTGCAGTTGCCTTCTACTTATCAGTCTGTATTCCGTCAATCAAGTGAAAAGGAGACTGACATGG TGCCGAGACCACATttggatacttttgttgtttgcAAAACCAAGTACTATCTTGGACATATCCAGCTCGAGGACAATGCAGATGGAGAATCAGATAGCAG TGCGAGCCAGAGACCATTGGATGAACCGTTTGAAATGGAGCCTAATGTGTTATACTTTGTACGTTATAAAGCAGTGAAGAAATTCGTAGAGGAAGGGAAGATTGATTTATACTGA